In Hymenobacter sublimis, a single genomic region encodes these proteins:
- a CDS encoding class I SAM-dependent methyltransferase: protein MPRPTDSGFDVVASFYDPLARLVYGRALQRAQEAALDTGLPSGRPRILIIGGGTGWVLGQVLKRQPKARVVYVEASGRMLARSEAWARRHLPQHLSQIEFQLGTEACLPPTACFDAVVTFFFLDLFTPVRLRSITARVGAVLVPGGRWLLADFARPRSWWQHTLLKLMYWFFGFTTGISARHRPPIEDELAQLGLSPQLAGQFFGGMVEASVWR, encoded by the coding sequence ATGCCTCGCCCTACTGATTCGGGTTTTGATGTTGTGGCTTCCTTCTATGACCCGTTGGCCCGGCTGGTGTACGGACGCGCCTTGCAACGGGCCCAGGAGGCTGCCCTGGATACGGGTTTGCCCAGCGGTAGGCCCCGTATCCTCATCATCGGCGGAGGTACGGGTTGGGTGCTGGGCCAAGTGTTAAAGCGCCAGCCGAAGGCGCGGGTGGTGTACGTGGAAGCATCGGGGCGGATGCTGGCCCGCAGTGAAGCTTGGGCCCGGCGGCACCTACCCCAGCACCTCAGCCAGATTGAGTTCCAGTTAGGCACCGAGGCCTGTCTGCCCCCGACGGCCTGCTTTGACGCCGTCGTTACGTTCTTTTTTCTCGACTTGTTTACGCCCGTCCGCCTTCGGAGCATCACAGCGCGGGTAGGTGCCGTGCTCGTTCCCGGCGGCCGGTGGCTGCTGGCTGACTTTGCCCGGCCCCGCAGCTGGTGGCAGCACACGTTGCTTAAGCTGATGTACTGGTTTTTCGGGTTCACGACGGGTATCAGCGCTCGGCACCGGCCCCCAATTGAAGACGAGCTAGCCCAGTTGGGACTGTCACCCCAGCTCGCGGGTCAGTTCTTTGGCGGTATGGTAGAAGCCAGTGTGTGGCGGTAA